The following coding sequences lie in one Pseudomonadota bacterium genomic window:
- a CDS encoding putative molybdenum carrier protein produces the protein MQGESLLPESAETEIGKRIINVVAGKRRLFIVNGGQSGVDRAALDSALKLMLPCRGWCPDQRWAEDGAIASHYPLTPCGSPTPAVRTELNAYDSDATLVLTHGAPTDGTNLTSDRALAHGRPVLILDLDEQPNVVQFWEWIRTHDVRILNVGGPRESFAPGVVYARSRKILDLLLDPTR, from the coding sequence ATGCAGGGAGAATCTTTACTTCCAGAGAGCGCAGAAACAGAGATCGGCAAGCGTATCATCAACGTTGTTGCGGGTAAGCGTAGACTCTTTATCGTCAACGGAGGACAGAGTGGAGTTGATAGAGCGGCGCTCGATTCCGCCCTAAAACTTATGCTGCCCTGTCGTGGTTGGTGTCCCGATCAGCGCTGGGCAGAGGATGGGGCTATAGCCTCACACTATCCACTCACCCCGTGTGGTAGCCCAACTCCGGCGGTACGCACGGAGCTTAACGCCTACGACTCAGATGCTACGCTCGTGCTAACGCACGGCGCTCCAACCGATGGAACCAACCTCACCTCTGATAGAGCGCTGGCGCACGGTCGTCCCGTACTAATTCTAGATCTCGACGAGCAGCCCAACGTAGTACAATTTTGGGAGTGGATCAGAACACATGACGTGCGCATACTTAATGTGGGGGGCCCACGTGAAAGCTTTGCGCCTGGTGTTGTATACGCCCGCTCTCGCAAGATCCTTGACCTGTTACTTGATCCAACCCGTTAA